A genomic region of Micromonospora sp. NBRC 110009 contains the following coding sequences:
- a CDS encoding carbohydrate ABC transporter permease: MPGAQLWRASPLTYLALILGSVLSIFPIIWSFIIASRDNGAVYEMPPTPGDQLFTNIDRMLANEDAAFVYGLVNSAVVSTVVTISVIFFSSLAGFAFAKLRFRGSNALLLIIILTMMVPTQLGVIPLYLMMVELGWTGTLQAVVVPFLVQGFGVFMMRQYAMSAISDELIEAARLDGCSTWRIYWNVVLPALRPAAAVLGLLTFMQTWNEFLWPFIVLTPDTPTVQYSLKILSSGPYQTDYVALFAGTALATLPLLVVFIIFGRQIIGGIMEGAVKS; encoded by the coding sequence CTGCCCGGCGCCCAGCTCTGGCGGGCCAGTCCGCTGACCTACCTCGCGCTGATCCTCGGCAGCGTACTGTCGATCTTCCCGATCATCTGGTCGTTCATCATCGCCTCCCGGGACAACGGCGCGGTCTACGAGATGCCGCCGACCCCCGGCGATCAGCTGTTCACCAACATCGACCGGATGCTCGCCAACGAGGACGCCGCGTTCGTCTACGGTCTGGTCAACTCGGCCGTCGTGTCGACTGTCGTCACCATCTCGGTGATCTTCTTCTCCAGCCTGGCCGGCTTCGCCTTCGCCAAGCTCAGGTTCCGGGGCAGCAACGCGCTGCTGCTGATCATCATCCTGACCATGATGGTGCCGACCCAGCTCGGTGTCATCCCGCTCTACCTGATGATGGTGGAGCTCGGCTGGACGGGCACCCTGCAGGCGGTCGTCGTGCCGTTCCTGGTGCAGGGCTTCGGGGTGTTCATGATGCGCCAGTACGCGATGTCCGCGATCAGCGATGAGCTGATCGAGGCGGCCCGGCTTGACGGCTGCTCCACCTGGCGGATCTACTGGAACGTCGTGCTGCCCGCGCTGCGGCCGGCGGCGGCGGTGCTCGGCCTCCTGACCTTCATGCAGACCTGGAACGAGTTCCTCTGGCCGTTCATCGTGCTCACCCCGGACACGCCGACGGTGCAGTACTCCCTGAAGATCCTCTCGTCCGGGCCGTACCAGACGGACTACGTGGCTCTGTTCGCCGGCACCGCGCTGGCGACGCTGCCACTGTTGGTCGTGTTCATCATCTTCGGCCGCCAGATCATCGGCGGAATCATGGAAGGCGCCGTCAAGTCGTGA
- a CDS encoding pyrimidine reductase family protein, with the protein MTTGTPISRVWPTPATGPLTDPELAALYGRATRPHLRVNFVASVDGAVTLEGYSAGLSGEPDKRVFGLLRMLCDALVVAAGTLRHEGYRAVRLSEGRRAWRREHGLAEYPTLVVVSGSLELDPAQACFADAPVRPLVLTSAAATPPPGLTEVAELVRCGDEQVDLAAGLAELRRRGLGQLLCEGGPRLFGALTTADLVDELCLTVAPLLAGAGPDRITTGDASPPRHLPLRHVLAAEDGVLMLRYARDPGASIPAGSAPAA; encoded by the coding sequence ATGACCACCGGGACGCCGATCTCGCGGGTCTGGCCGACGCCCGCGACCGGTCCGCTGACCGATCCGGAGCTGGCCGCGCTCTACGGCCGCGCCACCCGGCCCCACCTGCGGGTCAACTTCGTGGCCAGCGTCGACGGCGCGGTCACCCTGGAGGGCTACTCCGCCGGGCTCTCCGGGGAGCCGGACAAGCGGGTCTTCGGCCTGCTCCGGATGCTCTGCGACGCACTGGTGGTGGCCGCCGGGACGCTGCGCCACGAGGGCTACCGGGCGGTCCGGCTGAGCGAGGGCCGCCGGGCCTGGCGCCGGGAGCACGGCCTGGCCGAGTACCCGACCCTGGTGGTGGTCTCCGGCTCGCTGGAGCTGGACCCGGCCCAGGCGTGCTTCGCCGACGCCCCGGTCCGGCCCCTGGTGCTCACCAGCGCCGCGGCCACGCCGCCGCCGGGGCTCACCGAGGTGGCCGAACTGGTCCGCTGCGGCGACGAACAGGTCGACCTCGCCGCCGGCCTCGCCGAACTGCGCCGCCGCGGGCTCGGTCAACTGCTCTGCGAGGGCGGCCCCCGGCTGTTCGGCGCGCTGACCACCGCCGACCTGGTGGACGAGCTCTGCCTGACCGTCGCGCCGCTGCTCGCCGGGGCCGGCCCGGACCGGATCACCACCGGGGACGCCAGCCCGCCGCGCCACCTGCCGCTGCGCCACGTCCTCGCCGCCGAGGACGGGGTGCTGATGCTGCGCTACGCCCGCGACCCGGGTGCGTCCATCCCCGCCGGCTCCGCCCCCGCCGCCTGA
- a CDS encoding LacI family DNA-binding transcriptional regulator: MTTQRTRSLGRPTLDAVAARAGVGRGTVSRVVNGSPQVSPEARAAVQAAIAELGYVPNRAARALVTQRTDSVALVVSESGERVFTEPFFAGIVRGVSSALLETPMQLWLAMAQSPIERERVEHHLTNQHVDGVLLLSLHDADPLPTLLEERGLPTVLGGRPARMLHPNARPAWFVDVDNVGGARQAVEHLFARGRRRVATIAGPQDMGAGLARLSGYQEAVRAAGGSVNPDLIAYGDFSEGSGSACMRRLLEICPDLDAVFVASDLMAFGALRALREAGRRVPEDVAVVGFDDAPIARQAEPPLTTVFQPVEEMGRQMARLLVSRIRGDEVPTPHVVLDTKLIHRASA; encoded by the coding sequence ATGACAACGCAGCGCACCCGGTCGCTCGGGCGCCCGACCCTCGACGCGGTCGCCGCCCGCGCCGGCGTGGGGCGCGGCACGGTCTCCCGCGTGGTCAACGGCTCGCCGCAGGTCAGCCCGGAGGCCCGGGCCGCCGTCCAGGCGGCGATCGCCGAGCTGGGATACGTGCCCAACCGGGCCGCCCGGGCGCTGGTCACCCAGCGGACCGACTCGGTGGCGCTGGTGGTCTCCGAGTCGGGGGAGCGGGTCTTCACCGAGCCGTTCTTCGCCGGCATCGTCCGGGGGGTCAGCTCCGCGCTGCTGGAGACCCCGATGCAGCTCTGGCTGGCCATGGCGCAGTCTCCGATCGAGCGGGAACGGGTCGAGCACCACCTGACAAACCAGCACGTGGACGGCGTCCTGCTGCTCTCGCTGCACGACGCCGACCCGCTGCCCACCCTGCTGGAGGAGCGCGGGCTGCCCACCGTGCTCGGCGGCCGTCCGGCCCGGATGCTGCACCCGAACGCCCGGCCGGCCTGGTTCGTCGACGTGGACAACGTCGGGGGCGCCCGGCAGGCGGTGGAGCACCTCTTCGCCCGCGGCCGGCGCCGGGTAGCCACCATCGCCGGCCCCCAGGACATGGGTGCCGGCCTGGCCCGGTTGTCCGGCTACCAGGAGGCCGTCCGGGCCGCGGGCGGCAGCGTCAACCCGGACCTGATCGCGTACGGGGACTTCAGCGAGGGCAGCGGCAGCGCCTGCATGCGCCGGCTGCTGGAAATCTGCCCCGACCTCGACGCGGTCTTCGTCGCCTCCGACCTGATGGCCTTCGGCGCCCTCCGCGCCCTACGGGAGGCCGGCCGCCGGGTGCCCGAGGACGTGGCGGTGGTCGGCTTCGACGACGCCCCCATCGCCCGGCAGGCCGAGCCGCCGCTGACCACGGTCTTCCAGCCGGTCGAGGAGATGGGCCGGCAGATGGCCCGCCTGCTGGTCTCCCGCATCCGCGGCGACGAGGTTCCCACCCCCCACGTCGTCCTGGACACGAAACTGATCCACCGCGCCTCCGCCTGA
- a CDS encoding plasmid pRiA4b ORF-3 family protein yields MPRQIFQLTVSLVGVRPPVWRRVLVPGGYTLDRLHRVVQHAMGWRDCRLHSFEIDGLQYGEPDPDGELPVRDELDVRLDAVVGKGSRFRYLYDFGDWWEHDLVVEDVCAADPDERYPCCPQGERACPPEGAGGPSGYAVLLAALADPEHPDRRVMREWAGTGFDPGAFDAARATTLLRRFC; encoded by the coding sequence ATGCCGCGTCAGATCTTCCAGCTCACGGTGTCCCTGGTCGGGGTCCGCCCGCCGGTCTGGCGGCGGGTGCTGGTCCCCGGCGGCTACACCCTGGACCGGCTGCACCGGGTGGTGCAGCACGCGATGGGCTGGCGCGACTGCCGCCTGCACTCGTTCGAGATCGACGGGCTGCAGTACGGCGAGCCCGACCCGGACGGTGAGCTCCCCGTCCGCGACGAGCTGGACGTCCGGCTGGACGCCGTGGTGGGCAAGGGCAGCCGGTTCCGCTACCTCTACGACTTCGGCGACTGGTGGGAGCACGACCTGGTGGTGGAGGATGTCTGCGCCGCCGACCCGGACGAGCGATACCCGTGCTGCCCGCAGGGGGAGCGGGCCTGCCCGCCCGAGGGCGCCGGGGGTCCGTCCGGCTATGCCGTCCTGCTCGCCGCTCTCGCCGACCCGGAGCATCCCGACCGCCGGGTGATGCGGGAGTGGGCCGGGACCGGCTTCGACCCGGGCGCCTTCGACGCCGCGCGCGCCACCACCCTGCTGCGCCGCTTCTGCTGA
- a CDS encoding M4 family metallopeptidase translates to MRRTTLLGGLATAALLAAAGSLPATASAAPVSSDAFTRAVAQLKAHSGSALVADGQSFTLKNVQSDADGTEHVRLNRYQDGLPVLGGDTVVHLGKGNTWRGASQSLAVAPTRGAKARVSAAAAGRAALAASTATTRRVDGSQLVYDADAAGTPLAYEVVVGGAYADGTPSELHVLVDATSGRVRDSWEGVQRDGTGNTFHSGTVTVGSTLSGGTYQLTDATRGGHKTYDLNGGTSGTGTLVTSASNVFGDGTLANRQTAAADAAYGAQETWDFYKNTFGRNGIRNDGVGAYSRVHYSTNYANAFWQDACFCMTYGDGGSGWYPLTSLDVAGHEMSHGVTSNTAGLRYSGESGGLNEATSDIFGTLVEFYANNAKDPGDYLIGEKLRTSGAPLRYMDKPSKDGASADCYSNQVKSLDVHYSSGVANHFFYLLAVGSGSSSYGNSPTCNSSTVTGIGNAKAGAIWYRALTTYMTSRTGYSGARTATLSAAADLYGTGSVEYNTVAAAWSAVSVN, encoded by the coding sequence ATGCGTCGCACCACTCTCCTCGGCGGGCTGGCCACGGCCGCGCTGCTGGCCGCCGCCGGCAGCCTGCCCGCCACGGCCTCCGCCGCCCCCGTCTCCTCGGACGCGTTCACCCGCGCGGTGGCCCAGCTCAAGGCCCACTCGGGCAGCGCCCTCGTCGCCGACGGCCAGAGCTTCACGCTCAAGAACGTGCAGTCCGACGCCGACGGCACCGAGCACGTCCGGCTCAACCGCTACCAGGACGGCCTGCCGGTCCTCGGCGGCGACACCGTGGTCCACCTGGGCAAGGGCAACACCTGGCGGGGCGCCAGCCAGAGCCTCGCGGTCGCCCCCACCCGGGGCGCCAAGGCCCGGGTCAGCGCCGCGGCCGCCGGCCGCGCCGCCCTCGCCGCCTCCACCGCCACCACCCGCCGGGTCGACGGCAGCCAGCTCGTCTACGACGCCGACGCCGCCGGCACCCCACTCGCCTACGAGGTCGTGGTGGGCGGCGCGTACGCCGACGGCACCCCGAGCGAGCTGCACGTGCTGGTCGACGCCACCAGCGGCAGGGTCCGCGACTCGTGGGAGGGCGTGCAGCGCGACGGCACCGGCAACACCTTCCACTCCGGCACGGTGACCGTGGGCAGCACCCTCTCCGGCGGCACCTACCAGCTCACCGACGCCACCCGGGGCGGCCACAAGACGTACGACCTGAACGGCGGCACCAGCGGCACCGGCACCCTGGTCACCAGCGCCTCGAACGTCTTCGGCGACGGCACCCTGGCCAACCGGCAGACCGCCGCGGCCGACGCCGCGTACGGCGCGCAGGAGACCTGGGACTTCTACAAGAACACGTTCGGCCGCAACGGCATCCGCAACGACGGTGTCGGCGCGTACAGCCGGGTGCACTACAGCACCAACTACGCCAACGCGTTCTGGCAGGACGCCTGCTTCTGCATGACCTACGGTGACGGCGGCTCCGGCTGGTACCCGCTGACCTCGCTGGACGTGGCCGGGCACGAGATGAGCCACGGCGTCACCAGCAACACCGCCGGCCTGCGCTACAGCGGCGAGTCCGGCGGCCTCAACGAGGCCACCAGTGACATCTTCGGCACCCTGGTCGAGTTCTACGCGAACAACGCCAAGGACCCGGGCGACTACCTGATCGGCGAGAAGCTTCGCACCAGCGGTGCCCCGCTGCGCTACATGGACAAGCCGTCCAAGGACGGTGCCTCGGCCGACTGCTACAGCAACCAGGTGAAGAGCCTGGACGTCCACTACTCCTCCGGCGTGGCGAACCACTTCTTCTACCTGCTCGCCGTCGGCAGCGGCTCGTCGTCGTACGGCAACAGCCCGACCTGCAACAGCAGCACCGTGACCGGCATCGGCAACGCCAAGGCCGGCGCCATCTGGTACCGCGCGCTCACCACCTACATGACCTCGCGGACCGGATACTCGGGCGCTCGCACCGCCACCCTGTCGGCCGCCGCCGACCTGTACGGCACCGGCAGCGTCGAGTACAACACGGTGGCCGCCGCCTGGTCGGCCGTCTCGGTCAACTGA
- a CDS encoding alpha/beta fold hydrolase — MSSSSTAPVTAGTLEVPDGRLHYEVRGQGPLVALVAAPMDADAFAPLADLLAAAHTVLTTDPRGIHRSVLHDPHQDSTPELRADDVSRLLAHLDAGPAAVLGSSGGAVTVLALARAHPEQVHTVVAHEPPLLGLLPERRELLAREDDMIATYLGGDRLGAGRRFLANANIQLPEEVVLGMFGGEPEPRAAADEHFQYVHMVRGTTRFRPDVAALRDGPTRVVVGLGETSTGQICDRTSRALAAALGTAPAMFPGGHLGFVEDPTAFATRLGEVLADH; from the coding sequence ATGAGCAGCAGTTCCACCGCGCCCGTCACGGCCGGCACCCTGGAGGTCCCTGACGGGCGGCTCCACTACGAGGTACGCGGGCAGGGCCCGCTGGTGGCGCTGGTCGCCGCCCCGATGGACGCCGACGCCTTCGCCCCGCTGGCCGACCTGCTGGCCGCCGCGCACACCGTGCTGACCACCGACCCGCGCGGCATCCACCGCAGCGTGCTGCACGACCCGCACCAGGACTCGACACCCGAGCTGCGCGCCGACGACGTGTCCCGGCTCCTGGCCCACCTGGACGCCGGCCCCGCCGCGGTGCTGGGGTCCAGCGGCGGCGCGGTGACCGTGCTCGCCCTCGCCCGGGCCCACCCCGAGCAGGTGCACACGGTCGTCGCGCACGAGCCGCCGCTGCTCGGGCTGCTGCCGGAGCGGCGGGAGCTGTTGGCCCGCGAGGACGACATGATCGCCACCTACCTGGGCGGGGACCGGCTCGGCGCCGGGCGCAGGTTCCTCGCGAACGCGAACATCCAACTGCCGGAGGAGGTGGTCCTCGGCATGTTCGGCGGCGAGCCGGAGCCGCGGGCGGCCGCCGACGAGCACTTCCAGTACGTGCACATGGTCCGCGGGACCACCCGGTTCCGGCCCGACGTCGCCGCGCTGCGCGACGGCCCGACCCGGGTCGTCGTCGGGCTCGGCGAGACGTCGACCGGCCAGATCTGCGACCGCACCTCGCGGGCGCTCGCCGCGGCGTTGGGCACGGCCCCGGCGATGTTCCCCGGCGGGCACCTCGGCTTCGTGGAGGATCCGACCGCCTTCGCCACCCGGCTCGGCGAGGTGTTGGCCGACCACTGA
- a CDS encoding carbohydrate ABC transporter permease, giving the protein MSSPVGAVSSRAASPPPSTPVRRRPSYRLVRWDLKYSPYLYVTPFFVLFGIFGLFPVLYTVYVSLFDYELLSGTKEFAGLENYRVLMADAQFWNAAYNTVGIFLLSTVPQLIVALILANLLNRRMRARTLLRMGVVIPNITSVAAVGIIFALIFADRYGLINWLLGSVGFDPIAWRDNRYASWFAVAFMVDWRWTGYNALIYLGAMQAIPKDLYESASLDGASVWRQFWAITVPQIRPTILFTIIISTIGGFQIFTEPLMYGYGLIRGGGDHQFQTLAMYIYEKTFTGNAEYGYGSAMSWLLFMMIIIFALINFALVRRSVKGDKK; this is encoded by the coding sequence ATGAGTTCTCCTGTCGGCGCGGTGTCGTCGCGCGCCGCCTCGCCGCCTCCGTCCACCCCGGTGCGCCGACGCCCGTCGTACCGCCTCGTCCGCTGGGACCTCAAGTACTCCCCGTACCTCTACGTGACCCCGTTCTTCGTCCTCTTCGGGATCTTCGGCCTCTTCCCGGTCCTCTACACGGTCTACGTCTCGCTCTTCGACTATGAGCTGCTGAGCGGGACCAAGGAGTTCGCGGGGCTGGAGAACTACCGCGTGCTCATGGCGGACGCCCAGTTCTGGAACGCGGCCTACAACACCGTCGGCATCTTCCTGCTCAGCACGGTGCCGCAGCTCATCGTGGCGCTGATCCTCGCCAACCTGCTGAACCGGCGGATGCGGGCCCGCACGCTGCTGCGGATGGGTGTTGTCATTCCCAACATCACCTCGGTGGCCGCGGTCGGGATCATCTTCGCGCTGATCTTCGCGGACCGGTACGGCCTCATCAACTGGTTGCTCGGCAGCGTGGGTTTCGACCCCATCGCCTGGCGGGACAACCGCTACGCCTCCTGGTTCGCCGTCGCCTTCATGGTCGACTGGCGGTGGACCGGCTACAACGCGCTGATCTACCTCGGTGCCATGCAGGCCATCCCGAAGGACCTGTACGAGTCGGCGTCGCTGGACGGCGCCTCGGTCTGGCGGCAGTTCTGGGCGATCACCGTGCCGCAGATCCGGCCGACGATCCTGTTCACGATCATCATCTCCACCATCGGTGGCTTCCAGATCTTCACCGAGCCGCTGATGTACGGGTACGGGCTGATCCGCGGTGGCGGGGACCACCAGTTCCAGACGCTGGCCATGTACATCTACGAGAAGACCTTCACCGGCAATGCCGAGTACGGGTACGGCTCCGCGATGTCCTGGTTGCTCTTCATGATGATCATCATCTTCGCGCTGATCAACTTCGCGCTCGTGCGCCGATCGGTGAAGGGGGACAAGAAGTGA
- a CDS encoding sigma-70 family RNA polymerase sigma factor produces the protein MTATSASAARSGEQAGPGPVDQADFTTLVAPLRRELHAHCYRMLGSVHDADDALQDALLRAWRGLPRFAGRGSLRSWLYTVATRVCLDAVASRGRRALPVDLGPASDRAVPDNRADESVGWLGPYPDAGLGTAPVAPDARYEQREAVELAFVAALQHLPGNQRAALLLFDVLGYPAAEIAAMMRTSTTSVNSALARARRVLAERLPAVTQQRTLRALDDARLRETVVRYATALEEGDADALVALLTEDVTWSMPPMPHWYRGIDAVMDFARAAPLGPCGSWRHLPAGANGQLAVAAYLRRAGTGPYLPWSIDVLTLRGHRVAEITSFVGAEHLAAFGLPDSLPPDPAPQPGQAAGAEPAGMDAPGSRA, from the coding sequence GTGACCGCCACGTCCGCGAGCGCCGCCCGATCCGGGGAGCAGGCCGGGCCGGGCCCGGTCGACCAGGCCGACTTCACCACGCTCGTCGCCCCGCTGCGCCGGGAACTGCACGCCCACTGCTACCGGATGCTCGGCTCGGTGCACGACGCGGACGACGCCCTCCAGGACGCCCTGCTGCGGGCCTGGCGCGGACTGCCGCGCTTCGCCGGACGCGGTTCCCTGCGCTCCTGGCTCTACACCGTGGCCACCCGGGTCTGCCTGGACGCGGTCGCCAGCCGCGGCCGACGGGCCCTGCCGGTCGACCTCGGCCCGGCGAGTGACCGCGCCGTCCCGGACAACCGGGCGGACGAGAGCGTCGGCTGGCTCGGCCCCTACCCGGACGCCGGCCTCGGCACCGCACCGGTCGCCCCGGACGCCCGGTACGAGCAGCGCGAGGCGGTCGAGCTGGCCTTCGTGGCCGCGCTGCAGCACCTGCCGGGCAACCAGCGGGCCGCGCTGCTGCTCTTCGACGTCCTCGGCTACCCGGCCGCCGAGATCGCGGCGATGATGCGCACCTCGACCACCTCGGTGAACTCGGCCCTGGCACGGGCGCGGCGGGTGCTCGCCGAGCGGCTGCCCGCCGTCACGCAGCAGCGCACCCTGCGCGCGCTCGACGACGCCCGGCTACGGGAGACCGTCGTCCGGTACGCCACCGCCCTGGAGGAGGGCGACGCCGACGCGCTGGTCGCCCTGCTCACCGAGGACGTCACCTGGTCGATGCCGCCGATGCCGCACTGGTACCGGGGCATCGACGCGGTCATGGACTTCGCCCGTGCCGCACCCCTCGGCCCCTGCGGCAGTTGGCGGCACCTGCCGGCCGGCGCGAACGGTCAGCTCGCGGTCGCCGCCTACCTGCGCCGGGCCGGGACCGGCCCGTACCTGCCGTGGTCGATCGACGTGCTGACGCTGCGGGGTCACCGGGTCGCCGAGATCACCTCGTTCGTGGGCGCGGAGCACCTCGCGGCCTTCGGGCTGCCGGACTCGCTGCCGCCGGATCCGGCGCCGCAGCCCGGTCAGGCGGCGGGGGCGGAGCCGGCGGGGATGGACGCACCCGGGTCGCGGGCGTAG
- a CDS encoding GH1 family beta-glucosidase: MSNPASPPAVGVLDQGPALTFPPGFLWGAATAAYQIEGAATEGGRTPSIWDTFSHAEGRTVGGHTGDVACDHYHRMPADVRLMAELGLRSYRFSVSWPRVQPGGAGPANQEGMDFYRRLVDELLAHGIEPWLTLYHWDLPQPLEDAGGWPARDTPARFADYAELVADALGDRVRYFTTLNEPWCSAFLGYGSGVHAPGRSDGAAAVRAGHHLMLGHGLAVQALRASRPEAQLGITVNLYPVTPASDSPADADAARRIDGLANRFFLDPVLRGAYPADLQADLREVTDFGHVRDGDLAVISTPLDLVGVNYYSRYVVAAAEGPTPEAYWRAPSCWPGSADVRFVTRGVPVTDMDWEIDAPGLVETLERVHRDYTDLPLYVTENGSAFVDAVVDGRVDDPDRLAYFDAHLRAAHAAISAGVPLKGYFAWSLMDNFEWAWGYTKRFGMVYVDYDSQARIPKSSARWYAEVVRRNGLSAAQ, encoded by the coding sequence GTGAGCAACCCAGCCAGCCCGCCCGCCGTCGGCGTCCTCGACCAGGGTCCGGCACTCACCTTCCCGCCCGGCTTCCTCTGGGGCGCGGCCACCGCCGCGTACCAGATCGAGGGCGCGGCGACCGAGGGCGGCCGCACCCCGTCGATCTGGGACACCTTCAGCCACGCCGAGGGCCGGACGGTGGGCGGGCACACCGGCGACGTGGCCTGCGACCACTACCACCGGATGCCCGCCGACGTGCGGCTGATGGCCGAGCTGGGGCTGAGGTCCTACCGTTTCTCGGTCTCCTGGCCCCGGGTCCAGCCCGGCGGTGCCGGGCCGGCCAACCAGGAGGGGATGGACTTCTACCGGCGGCTGGTCGACGAACTGCTGGCCCACGGCATCGAACCCTGGCTGACCCTCTACCACTGGGACCTGCCCCAGCCGCTGGAGGACGCCGGCGGCTGGCCGGCCCGGGACACCCCCGCCCGGTTCGCCGACTACGCCGAGCTCGTCGCGGACGCCCTCGGCGACCGGGTGCGGTACTTCACCACCCTGAACGAGCCGTGGTGCTCGGCCTTCCTCGGCTACGGCTCCGGCGTGCACGCGCCGGGTCGCTCGGACGGGGCGGCCGCCGTCCGGGCCGGGCACCACCTGATGCTCGGGCACGGGCTGGCCGTCCAGGCGCTGCGGGCGTCCCGGCCGGAGGCGCAGCTCGGCATCACGGTCAACCTCTACCCGGTCACCCCGGCCAGCGACTCGCCCGCGGACGCCGACGCGGCCCGCCGCATCGACGGCCTGGCCAACCGGTTCTTCCTCGATCCGGTGCTGCGCGGGGCCTACCCGGCGGACCTGCAGGCGGACCTGCGCGAGGTCACCGACTTCGGGCACGTCCGGGACGGCGACCTGGCGGTCATCTCGACCCCGCTGGACCTGGTCGGCGTCAACTACTACAGCCGGTACGTGGTGGCGGCGGCCGAAGGCCCCACGCCGGAGGCGTACTGGCGGGCGCCGTCGTGCTGGCCGGGCAGCGCGGACGTCCGGTTCGTCACCCGGGGAGTGCCGGTGACCGACATGGACTGGGAGATCGACGCCCCGGGCCTGGTGGAAACCCTGGAGCGGGTCCACCGCGACTACACCGACCTGCCGCTCTACGTCACCGAGAACGGCTCCGCGTTCGTCGACGCGGTGGTCGACGGCCGGGTCGACGACCCGGACCGGCTGGCGTACTTCGACGCCCACCTGCGGGCCGCGCACGCGGCGATCAGCGCCGGGGTGCCGCTCAAGGGCTACTTCGCCTGGTCGCTGATGGACAACTTCGAGTGGGCGTGGGGCTACACGAAGCGCTTCGGGATGGTCTACGTCGACTACGACAGCCAGGCGCGGATCCCGAAGTCCAGCGCCCGGTGGTACGCCGAGGTGGTCCGACGCAACGGCCTGTCCGCCGCACAATAG
- a CDS encoding extracellular solute-binding protein yields MSVIRRRLRAVAVAVLAAGMALGSAACSKKDDGGSTGEGGQVKLVLQTFQNFGYDQAIKDFEAANPNIKVEHQKMGELRDFQPKLVQWLAAGNGAGDVVGLEEGVLLGYVQNHDKFTNLLDLGAGELKANFPEWKWNNALTPDGKKLIGLGTDVGGLAMCYRKDLFEQAGLPTDRDEVGKRISTWQDYIALGREFKASGKVKAAWLDSATSLMQPYIMQNSETFFFDKDNKFIGDTNPVVKQTWDLGLQMAAEGLTAKAQRWSADWDAAFKNSAFATLPCPAWMTEGVIAQRSGPANAGKWDIAKIPGGGGNWGGSYLAIPAQTKHPKEAYLLAKYLTSKEGHLAAFKEAGAMPSDIAGLEDPAFKDKTSAYFSGAPTGQIFGESVKNMKPVFLGAKHQQVWETIFEPQMQAAERGRLSSDAAWKKAVDEAKKATS; encoded by the coding sequence ATGAGCGTCATCAGGCGCCGGCTCCGCGCTGTCGCGGTCGCCGTCCTCGCCGCGGGCATGGCTCTCGGCAGCGCGGCGTGCAGCAAGAAGGACGACGGAGGGTCCACCGGCGAGGGCGGCCAGGTCAAGCTGGTCCTGCAGACCTTCCAGAACTTCGGCTACGACCAGGCCATCAAGGACTTCGAGGCGGCCAACCCGAACATCAAGGTCGAGCACCAGAAGATGGGCGAACTGCGCGACTTCCAGCCGAAGCTGGTGCAGTGGCTCGCCGCCGGCAACGGTGCCGGCGACGTGGTCGGTCTGGAGGAGGGCGTCCTGCTCGGGTACGTCCAGAACCACGACAAGTTCACCAACCTGCTCGACCTGGGCGCCGGTGAGCTGAAGGCCAACTTCCCCGAATGGAAGTGGAACAACGCCCTGACGCCGGACGGCAAGAAGCTGATCGGCCTCGGCACCGACGTCGGTGGCCTGGCCATGTGCTACCGCAAGGACCTGTTCGAGCAGGCCGGCCTGCCCACCGACCGGGACGAGGTCGGGAAGCGGATCAGCACCTGGCAGGACTACATCGCGCTGGGCCGGGAGTTCAAGGCCAGCGGCAAGGTCAAGGCGGCCTGGCTGGACAGCGCGACCAGCCTGATGCAGCCGTACATCATGCAGAACTCGGAGACCTTCTTCTTCGACAAGGACAACAAGTTCATCGGCGACACCAACCCGGTGGTCAAGCAGACCTGGGATCTGGGCCTGCAGATGGCCGCTGAGGGGTTGACCGCCAAGGCGCAGCGGTGGAGCGCCGACTGGGATGCGGCTTTCAAGAACTCCGCGTTCGCCACTCTCCCCTGTCCGGCCTGGATGACCGAGGGCGTCATCGCCCAGCGCTCGGGCCCGGCGAACGCCGGCAAGTGGGACATCGCCAAGATCCCGGGCGGTGGCGGCAACTGGGGTGGTTCCTACCTCGCCATCCCGGCCCAGACCAAGCACCCGAAGGAGGCGTACCTGCTGGCCAAGTATCTGACGAGCAAGGAGGGGCACCTGGCGGCGTTCAAGGAGGCGGGCGCCATGCCGTCCGACATCGCAGGTCTCGAGGACCCGGCGTTCAAGGACAAGACCAGCGCCTACTTCAGCGGCGCGCCCACCGGCCAGATCTTCGGTGAGAGCGTCAAGAACATGAAGCCGGTCTTCCTCGGCGCCAAGCACCAGCAGGTGTGGGAGACCATCTTCGAGCCGCAGATGCAGGCGGCCGAGCGCGGCCGGCTCAGTTCGGACGCCGCGTGGAAGAAGGCGGTGGACGAGGCCAAGAAGGCGACCAGCTGA